The proteins below are encoded in one region of Candidatus Flexicrinis proximus:
- a CDS encoding ABC transporter ATP-binding protein produces MSDVLALTGIHTFIGQFHILEGVEFTVPAGSITVLLGRNGAGKTTTLRTIMGMTPPTQGSVEFDGQRLNARSTHDIARTGIGYVPEHRAIFRELTVTENLRISERKRGDLAQTEQFIFDLFPDLKRLSHLRGGSLSGGQQQMLAIARALVPHNRLLLIDEPSEGLAPVIIEQLMAAIRQLAADKTVLLVEQNYRVASRLADRYVIIDDGHSVQAGMMADLVRD; encoded by the coding sequence ATGAGCGACGTGCTGGCGCTGACAGGCATCCACACATTTATCGGCCAGTTCCACATCCTGGAGGGCGTCGAGTTCACTGTTCCGGCAGGCAGCATCACAGTGCTGCTGGGGCGGAACGGCGCAGGAAAGACGACCACGCTGCGGACGATCATGGGCATGACGCCGCCGACACAGGGAAGCGTGGAGTTCGACGGGCAGCGGCTGAACGCGCGGAGCACACATGACATCGCGCGGACGGGGATCGGCTATGTGCCGGAACACCGCGCGATTTTCCGCGAGCTGACGGTGACCGAAAACCTACGGATCAGCGAGCGTAAACGAGGCGACCTGGCGCAGACCGAACAGTTTATCTTCGACCTGTTCCCCGACCTGAAGCGCCTGTCGCATCTGCGGGGCGGCAGCCTGTCGGGCGGGCAGCAGCAGATGCTGGCGATTGCGCGGGCGCTGGTGCCGCACAACCGCCTGCTGCTGATCGACGAGCCAAGCGAAGGGTTGGCGCCGGTGATTATTGAGCAGTTGATGGCGGCGATACGGCAGCTGGCGGCCGACAAGACGGTGCTGCTGGTCGAACAGAATTACCGGGTCGCGAGCCGGTTGGCAGATCGCTATGTGATCATCGACGATGGGCACAGCGTGCAGGCCGGCATGATGGCAGACCTGGTGCGCGACTAA
- a CDS encoding substrate-binding domain-containing protein, which yields MRFKVLVLLVLAALLAFGSTAQDATPLKIGLLTDQSGALAVYGIELEMGFKLGLLYAAGIDPAEYESLDAALADLTIAGRPVEIVVRDNASNADTGSQQARELIEQEGVELLVGSPSSGVTLGLQQVALDYDTILFAAPGASPNITGANFNLNTFRVCRNTAQDSLALASFATELGSKWIILAADYDFGRASAAAYEATLAAYGVEFVSEVIYAPLETTDFTAYLQQVKDSGAEVLLPIWAGDTTVALNQQIAEVGLIEQMAVIGAINSNDFVRLADPSVIGGVAAGVYHYTFPQTEINDWLIEKHVAVTTAAGAVDYPDLFTECAFATAQALSAAVTATEGATLPADLIPQLEGLAFEGPKGWYFIRPGDHQAMVPMYVGRLINLDDPEFKMWELIAEVDQLGTNPPCLLPEAFADRCALNEAYVTDVVTPALEAAATE from the coding sequence ATGCGTTTCAAAGTTTTGGTCTTGTTAGTTCTGGCTGCGCTGCTTGCGTTTGGCTCGACGGCGCAGGATGCCACGCCGCTGAAGATTGGTCTCCTGACCGACCAGTCCGGCGCGCTGGCAGTCTATGGTATTGAACTTGAAATGGGCTTCAAGCTCGGCCTGTTGTATGCCGCTGGCATCGACCCGGCCGAGTACGAGAGCCTTGACGCAGCGTTGGCCGATCTGACCATCGCGGGACGTCCCGTGGAGATTGTGGTCCGCGACAACGCCAGCAATGCGGATACCGGCAGCCAGCAGGCACGTGAACTGATCGAACAGGAAGGCGTTGAACTGCTGGTGGGTTCTCCGTCGTCCGGCGTGACCCTCGGCCTGCAGCAGGTAGCGCTCGACTACGACACGATCCTGTTCGCTGCCCCGGGTGCATCGCCCAATATCACCGGCGCGAATTTCAACCTGAATACATTCCGCGTCTGCCGCAACACGGCGCAGGACTCGCTGGCGCTGGCCTCGTTCGCGACCGAGTTGGGCAGCAAATGGATCATCCTTGCCGCCGATTACGACTTCGGGCGTGCTTCGGCTGCCGCGTATGAAGCGACCCTTGCCGCGTACGGCGTCGAGTTTGTCAGCGAAGTGATTTACGCCCCGCTGGAAACCACCGACTTCACGGCTTATCTGCAGCAGGTCAAGGACAGCGGCGCGGAAGTGCTGCTGCCGATCTGGGCGGGCGACACGACGGTCGCGCTGAACCAGCAGATCGCGGAAGTGGGCCTGATTGAGCAGATGGCGGTCATCGGCGCGATCAACAGCAACGACTTTGTGCGGCTGGCCGATCCGAGCGTGATTGGCGGCGTTGCTGCCGGCGTTTACCACTATACGTTCCCGCAGACTGAGATCAACGACTGGCTGATCGAAAAGCATGTCGCGGTAACCACCGCCGCAGGCGCGGTGGACTATCCCGACTTGTTCACCGAATGTGCGTTCGCGACTGCCCAGGCTCTGAGCGCTGCGGTCACGGCTACTGAGGGCGCCACGCTCCCAGCCGACCTGATCCCGCAGCTTGAAGGCCTGGCCTTCGAAGGTCCGAAGGGCTGGTACTTCATCCGTCCAGGCGACCATCAGGCGATGGTTCCGATGTATGTCGGCCGCCTGATCAATCTCGACGATCCCGAATTCAAGATGTGGGAACTGATCGCCGAAGTCGACCAGCTCGGGACAAATCCGCCGTGCCTTCTGCCGGAAGCATTCGCGGACCGCTGCGCGCTGAACGAGGCCTATGTGACCGACGTGGTTACCCCGGCGCTCGAAGCTGCGGCCACTGAATAA
- a CDS encoding alpha/beta hydrolase — MSIPTLPGVEAKTVTSARITTRVLFSGPVSGIPVVFIHGNASSATFWEETMVALPPGYRGIAPDLRGYGDADRSKLIDSTRGAGDLADDIAALMDTLDIEKAHIAGHSLGGVVCFRLMTDYAPRILSVTLAATGSPYGFGGCKGLEGTPCYEDYAGSGGGTVNPGFAQAMADGDRSSAPNSPRDILLKFYFKPPFKPAREEELLSSLLSEHVGPQQYPGDMTASANWPNVAPGVSGPINALSPKYAGDVSKIWRNPVKPPVLYVYGNDDQIVSDMSFFDLGTLGAFGVVPGWPGAEVMPSQPMVSQTLDVLSKYQQQGGNVTILALPECGHTPFIEKPVEFNAAFHALIEA; from the coding sequence ATGTCTATTCCAACACTCCCCGGCGTCGAAGCCAAAACTGTGACCTCGGCGCGCATCACGACGCGCGTACTATTCAGCGGTCCAGTCAGCGGCATACCTGTCGTCTTTATCCATGGCAACGCCAGCAGCGCGACGTTCTGGGAAGAAACGATGGTCGCACTTCCTCCGGGCTACCGAGGAATCGCGCCTGACCTGCGCGGTTATGGTGACGCGGACCGCAGCAAACTCATCGACTCGACGCGCGGAGCAGGAGACCTCGCAGACGACATCGCAGCCCTGATGGATACCCTCGACATCGAGAAAGCGCACATTGCCGGACACAGTCTGGGCGGTGTTGTCTGTTTCCGCCTGATGACTGACTACGCGCCGCGCATTCTGAGCGTTACGCTGGCCGCGACAGGTTCGCCCTACGGCTTTGGCGGCTGCAAGGGTCTTGAAGGCACACCCTGCTACGAGGATTATGCAGGGTCGGGCGGCGGCACCGTCAACCCCGGATTCGCGCAGGCAATGGCCGACGGCGACCGTTCAAGCGCACCGAACAGCCCACGCGACATCCTGCTGAAGTTCTACTTCAAGCCACCGTTCAAACCGGCACGTGAGGAAGAACTGCTGTCGTCGCTGCTGTCGGAACACGTCGGACCGCAGCAGTACCCGGGCGATATGACCGCTTCGGCGAACTGGCCAAACGTGGCGCCGGGAGTATCCGGCCCAATCAACGCGCTGTCCCCAAAGTATGCGGGTGATGTCAGCAAGATCTGGCGCAATCCCGTTAAGCCGCCGGTGCTCTATGTCTATGGGAACGACGACCAGATCGTCAGCGATATGTCGTTCTTTGACCTCGGCACGCTGGGCGCGTTCGGCGTTGTGCCGGGATGGCCGGGAGCAGAAGTGATGCCATCACAGCCGATGGTCTCGCAGACGCTGGATGTGCTTAGCAAGTATCAACAACAAGGCGGAAACGTCACAATTCTCGCCTTACCGGAGTGCGGTCATACGCCGTTTATCGAGAAGCCGGTTGAGTTCAACGCAGCCTTTCACGCCTTGATCGAGGCTTAA
- the zwf gene encoding glucose-6-phosphate dehydrogenase has translation MSEQITVVIFGASGDLTQRKLVPALYSQFVKGRLPPEVRVVGTSRSEISDDEFRARMQTGASTFVPEQYDDAKWAEFAERITYVAADAAYPQGMDKVQTALDACAADVENRLYYLSVAPKLYAPIVEQLGAHGMANEAGGWRRIVVEKPFGVNLKTAHELTRSIHGVFTERQVYRIDHYLGKETAQNLLFFRFANSMFEPIWNRNVIDSVQITVAESVDVGHRADYYDTAGVLRDMFQNHLLQLLTLVAMEPPNSFEADALRDEKLKVLKAVRPVMPYDTVRAQYNGYAQTAGVAPDSQTPTYAAIKLTIDNWRWQGVPFYLRSGKALARKQSEVVIEFKRPPHLLFKGTDANDLMPNLLSMQIQPDEGIHLTVQAKVPDSLQAMRPVDMTFHYRDEFRAIPDGYERLLLDVINGDPALFTRADEIEAAWDIIDPIIFDWEHNPNAPLLDLYPVGTWGPASADVMLARSGRVWRVGDLET, from the coding sequence ATGAGCGAACAAATCACGGTGGTGATCTTCGGCGCTTCCGGCGACCTCACCCAGCGCAAGCTCGTCCCCGCGTTGTACAGCCAGTTTGTCAAAGGTCGCCTGCCTCCAGAGGTGAGGGTTGTCGGCACGTCACGCTCCGAGATATCTGACGACGAGTTTCGCGCCAGAATGCAGACCGGCGCCAGCACGTTTGTGCCGGAACAGTACGATGACGCCAAGTGGGCCGAGTTTGCGGAGCGGATTACTTACGTAGCGGCGGACGCGGCGTACCCGCAAGGGATGGACAAGGTTCAAACGGCGCTGGATGCGTGCGCCGCAGATGTCGAGAACCGCCTGTACTATCTTTCGGTCGCACCGAAGCTGTACGCGCCAATCGTCGAACAGCTTGGAGCGCATGGCATGGCAAACGAGGCCGGCGGCTGGCGGCGGATCGTAGTCGAGAAGCCGTTTGGCGTTAATCTCAAGACGGCCCATGAACTTACTCGGTCGATCCATGGCGTCTTCACCGAGCGTCAGGTGTATCGCATCGACCATTACCTGGGCAAGGAGACGGCACAAAACCTGCTATTTTTCCGGTTCGCCAACAGCATGTTCGAGCCGATATGGAACCGGAACGTGATCGACTCGGTCCAAATCACCGTTGCCGAATCGGTCGATGTCGGCCACCGCGCCGACTATTACGATACGGCAGGCGTGCTGCGCGATATGTTCCAGAACCACCTGCTCCAACTGCTCACGCTGGTTGCGATGGAGCCGCCCAATTCGTTTGAGGCCGACGCGCTTCGCGACGAGAAACTGAAAGTGCTCAAAGCGGTGCGACCTGTGATGCCGTATGATACGGTACGCGCCCAGTACAACGGCTACGCGCAGACTGCCGGAGTCGCTCCCGACAGCCAGACGCCCACCTACGCCGCGATCAAACTGACGATCGACAATTGGCGCTGGCAGGGTGTGCCGTTTTATCTGCGTTCCGGCAAGGCGCTCGCCCGGAAACAGTCAGAGGTCGTAATCGAGTTCAAGCGGCCGCCACATCTCCTATTCAAAGGGACCGACGCCAACGACCTGATGCCCAACCTGCTTTCGATGCAGATCCAGCCTGACGAAGGCATCCACCTTACCGTGCAGGCCAAGGTTCCGGACAGCCTGCAGGCGATGCGCCCCGTGGACATGACCTTTCACTACCGAGACGAGTTCCGGGCAATCCCGGACGGCTACGAGCGACTGCTGCTTGACGTGATAAATGGTGACCCTGCGCTGTTTACCCGGGCAGATGAGATCGAGGCTGCGTGGGACATCATCGACCCGATCATCTTCGACTGGGAACACAACCCGAACGCGCCGCTGCTCGACCTGTATCCGGTTGGCACATGGGGACCGGCCAGCGCCGACGTGATGCTGGCGCGCAGCGGACGAGTGTGGCGGGTGGGCGATCTGGAGACTTAG
- the gnd gene encoding decarboxylating 6-phosphogluconate dehydrogenase encodes MQLGMIGLGKMGANMTTRLLKGGHQIVAFDRNPEAVARSEAEGARPAHSLEELVGQLDAPRAVWVMVPSGAPTTSTVDALSELLSPGDIVIDGGNSNYNDSISHSKKLSGRGLHFVDVGTSGGVWGLENGYSMMIGGDAAPVKHLTPIFETLAPAADLGWGHVGPSGAGHFAKMVHNGIEYGMMQAFAEGLSIMRAKTEMQFDLAEVTRIWQVGSVVRSWLLDLTHEALTHDTKLEDIAAFVPDSGEGRWTVFEAINLNVSAPVITASLERRIRSREDGYTDKLLSVMRNAFGGHAIKKAGD; translated from the coding sequence ATGCAGCTTGGAATGATCGGACTCGGCAAAATGGGTGCGAATATGACGACGCGCCTCCTAAAAGGCGGCCATCAGATCGTCGCATTTGACCGCAACCCGGAGGCGGTCGCACGCTCGGAAGCAGAAGGCGCGCGCCCCGCACACAGTTTGGAAGAACTGGTCGGACAGTTGGACGCACCGCGCGCGGTATGGGTGATGGTGCCGTCCGGAGCGCCCACGACATCAACAGTGGACGCACTGTCAGAACTGCTTTCGCCGGGTGACATCGTCATTGACGGCGGAAACTCCAATTACAACGACTCAATCTCGCACAGCAAGAAGCTGAGCGGGCGCGGACTGCACTTTGTCGACGTCGGTACTTCAGGCGGAGTCTGGGGCCTTGAAAACGGCTACAGCATGATGATCGGGGGCGATGCAGCCCCGGTCAAGCACCTGACCCCGATTTTCGAGACACTTGCCCCGGCGGCCGACCTCGGATGGGGGCATGTGGGGCCGAGCGGCGCGGGACACTTCGCCAAGATGGTGCATAACGGGATCGAGTACGGCATGATGCAGGCCTTCGCCGAGGGGCTGTCAATCATGCGCGCCAAGACCGAGATGCAGTTCGACCTCGCTGAGGTGACTCGAATCTGGCAGGTGGGCAGCGTCGTCCGGTCATGGCTGCTCGACCTCACACATGAGGCGCTCACGCATGACACAAAACTTGAAGACATCGCGGCCTTCGTACCTGACAGCGGCGAAGGCCGGTGGACAGTCTTCGAAGCCATCAACCTAAATGTGTCCGCGCCGGTGATCACCGCTTCGCTGGAACGGCGAATACGCAGCCGCGAAGACGGGTACACGGACAAGCTGCTGTCGGTGATGCGGAACGCATTTGGCGGCCACGCGATCAAGAAGGCGGGAGACTAG